One window of the Triticum dicoccoides isolate Atlit2015 ecotype Zavitan chromosome 3B, WEW_v2.0, whole genome shotgun sequence genome contains the following:
- the LOC119277017 gene encoding protein NUCLEAR FUSION DEFECTIVE 6, mitochondrial-like isoform X2 — protein sequence MAAVAAARSFLRSGSAASSLRGAAARAAPRAGSAPLPRRLPASAPRVLLRSPVEMTSFCVESLMPMHSATASALMTSLLATPARTGFGWLTEGQDETR from the exons atggccgccgtcgccgccgcaagaTCCTTCCTCCGATCCGGATCTGCTGCCTCCTCTCTCCGCGGGGCTGCCGCCAGAGCCGCCCCCCGCGCTGGCTCAGCTCCGCTCCCGAGGCGACTCCCGGCCTCTGCTCCCCGCGTGCTCCTAAG GTCACCGGTGGAGATGACCAGCTTCTGCGTGGAGTCGCTGATGCCCATGCACAGTGCCACGGCGTCGGCGCTCATGACGTCGCTCCTTGCCACCCCGGCTCGCACTGGGTTTGGTTGGCTTACAGAAG GTCAGGACGAAACTAGATGA
- the LOC119277017 gene encoding protein NUCLEAR FUSION DEFECTIVE 6, mitochondrial-like isoform X3, whose product MAAVAAARSFLRSGSAASSLRGAAARAAPRAGSAPLPRRLPASAPRVLLRSPVEMTSFCVESLMPMHSATASALMTSLLATPARTGFGWLTEGRN is encoded by the exons atggccgccgtcgccgccgcaagaTCCTTCCTCCGATCCGGATCTGCTGCCTCCTCTCTCCGCGGGGCTGCCGCCAGAGCCGCCCCCCGCGCTGGCTCAGCTCCGCTCCCGAGGCGACTCCCGGCCTCTGCTCCCCGCGTGCTCCTAAG GTCACCGGTGGAGATGACCAGCTTCTGCGTGGAGTCGCTGATGCCCATGCACAGTGCCACGGCGTCGGCGCTCATGACGTCGCTCCTTGCCACCCCGGCTCGCACTGGGTTTGGTTGGCTTACAGAAG GACGAAACTAG
- the LOC119277017 gene encoding protein NUCLEAR FUSION DEFECTIVE 6, mitochondrial-like isoform X4: MAAVAAARSFLRSGSAASSLRGAAARAAPRAGSAPLPRRLPASAPRVLLRSPVEMTSFCVESLMPMHSATASALMTSLLATPARTGFGWLTEDG, translated from the exons atggccgccgtcgccgccgcaagaTCCTTCCTCCGATCCGGATCTGCTGCCTCCTCTCTCCGCGGGGCTGCCGCCAGAGCCGCCCCCCGCGCTGGCTCAGCTCCGCTCCCGAGGCGACTCCCGGCCTCTGCTCCCCGCGTGCTCCTAAG GTCACCGGTGGAGATGACCAGCTTCTGCGTGGAGTCGCTGATGCCCATGCACAGTGCCACGGCGTCGGCGCTCATGACGTCGCTCCTTGCCACCCCGGCTCGCACTGGGTTTGGTTGGCTTACAGAAG